Genomic segment of Kibdelosporangium phytohabitans:
CCGTAGCGCGCCTGGTTGGGGCTGGTGCGTTCGCCGGGCGGCAGCAGGCCTTCGCGCAGGTAGTACTTGATCGTCGGGATGGACACCCCGGTTCGCAGGCCGAGTTCCGCCACGCGCATCCATGACCGCCGTTCGATCCGCCGGGTGCTGCAGGTCAACCGGACACTTCCACGCGGGCGGACGGCGACGCATCTTCAGGATTGCGAATTTCGCGCACCGCCGGATCTTCCGCGTGTTTCCGCACTCCAGCACGCTCCGAGAAGACATCGCGGCGGATACCCGGCACGTTGGAAAACGACGAGCCGGGGTCGGACTACGTCGAACGAATGCCGCGTTTGACGAGGAGGAACAGTGGCCAGCATCCTGGGTAAGCTCCGGCGTTCCATTCTGACGCCGAGCATGTCCGAAACGCACCTCGAAGTCCGTGGATTTCCGGAGAAATCACCGCAATCCCGCGCGGTGCTGGAATCGGCGGGCGGTTCCTTCCTGACCGGTTTCGCGTACGCCGCCGAGGCGGGCTCGGTCGCCGAGATCGAGCGGAACCTCGACCGGATCGACCGGCCGCTGCAGGGCTTCGCCTACGAGGGCGCGGGCATGGCGTACGGGATCCGCGACGGCCTGCCGCTGGGACACCGCCACCACCTGACGGACTTCCTCGCGGGCAAGGCGAAGCCGCACACCTACATGGCCTACGTCGGCGTCGGCTGGGCGCTGGCCCGGGTGCCGAGGTTCTGCTGGTCCGCGGTGACCAGCGGCGTGACCGACCCGCTGGTGCGGTGGCTGGTCCACGACGGCTACGGCTTCCACCAGGCGTACTTCGAGACGGAGAAGTACGTCAGCGGGCAGCACCGGGAGGAGAACTTCGGCTGGCCGGTGGAAGGCCCGCGGGCGTACTCCGCGCGAGCCATCGACCAGGGTGTCGGCCGGGCCATGTGGTTCGTCGCCGGCACGGACGTGGGGCTCGTCAGCAACATGATCAACAAGTTCGCCGCCGAACGCAGGCCGGACCTGTTCGCCGGGGTCGGCCTCGCCTGCACCTACGCGGGCGGCGCCGGCGAGGAGGAGCTGCGCGAGCTCGCCGAGCGGGCGGGCGACTGCCGTCCGCAACTGGCGCAGGGCAGCGCGTTCGCCGCGTCCGCGCGTGTGACGTCCGATCTGGTGACGCCGCACACCGAGATGGCCACCCAGGTGCTGTGCGGGATGACGCCGCAGGACGCCGACAGCGTCTGCCAGAAGACCAAGCCCTCCGAGCCCGAGCAGGCAGGCGACGCCGTGCCCGCGTTCGAGCTGTGGCGGCAACGCATCGCCGAGACGGTCATGACGTCCATGCGGGGCCAGCGATGACGGCGACGAACCCGCCTGTCGACCGCGCGATCGGCCGCACACCGCCGGGACCGCCGCGCAGGCAGACGCCTTTCCTGCTGGCCCAGCTCATCCGCGACCGGCTCAGCCTGGTCAGCTCCGCCGCCGAGCAGTACGGCGACGCCGCCAGGATCGCCATCGGCCCCAAGACCCTCTACCTGTTCAACCACCCCGACCACGCCAAGCACGTGCTGGCCGACAACGCCGCCAACTACACCAAGGGGATCGGCCTGCTGCAGGCCAAGAAGGTCCTCGGTGACGGCCTGCTGACCAGCGAGGGCGAGCTGTGGCGCGACCAGCGGCGGATCATCCAGCCGGTGTTCCAGGCCAAGCGGCTCGCCGGGCAGGCCGAGGTGGTCTCGCAGGAGGCGACCAAGCTCGTCGACCGGCTGCGGGCCACGATCGGCCACGGGCCGGTCAACATCCTGCACGAGCTGACCGAACTGACCCTGCGCGTGCTCGGCCGGACCCTGCTGGACGCCGACCTGAGCCGCTACTCCTCGATGGGCCGGTCGTTCGAGGCCGTGCAGGACCAGGCGATGTTCGAGATGGTGTCGCTCAACATGGTGCCGACGTGGGTTCCGCTGCCCAAGCAGCTGCGGTTCCGCAAGGCGCGCAAGGACTTGCAGGGCACGGTGGAGGACCTGGTCCGCTACCGCGACGCCCACCCGACCGACGGCGACGACGTGCTGTCCCGGCTGATCGAGTCCACCAGGGGCGAGGCCGACCAGCGGGTCGGCCGCCGCCGCATGCGCGACGAGCTGATCACGCTGATGCTCGCGGGCCACGAGACGACCGCGAGCACGCTCGGCTGGTCGTTCGTGCTCGCCGGGCAGAACCCCGAGGTGTGGCAGCGGCTGCACCAGGAGGCCGTCGAGGTGCTCGGCGATCGCCCGCCGCGCTACGAGGACCTGCACAAGCTGACGTACACCAACATGGTGCTGCAGGAGGCCATCCGGCTGTACCCGCCGGTGTGGATCCTGACCAGGGTCGCGCGGCAGGCCGACGAGATCGGCGGGTACCACGTGCCCGCCGGGTCCGACGTGCTGATCTGCCCGTACGTCCTGCACCGGCACCCCGGCTACTGGCCGAATCCCGAGCGGTTCGACCCCGAGCGGTTCGGCCGCGACCAGGTGACCAACCGGCCGCGGTACGCCTACATCCCGTTCGGCGCGGGGCCGCGGTTCTGCGTCGGCAACAACCTCGGGCTGCTGGAGGCCACGTTCGTGCTCGCGCTGGTGGCCCGTGACCTGCGGCTGACGAAGCTGCCGGACCACAAGGTCGTCGCCGAGCCGATGTTGTCGCTGCGGTTGCGCGGCGGTCTGCCCGTGACCGTCCAGGCCGCGAGGTAACTCCCCCATCCCACGAGGAGAGGCACGACTGTGATCCTCGGCAAGGCGCTGCGCCGGTCCCTCGAGACGGTCCGGTTCGTCACCCCGGTCAAGTTCTGGTCGTCGAAGGGGCTCGCCCGCTCGGTCTACCGGGACGTCGAGCAGAACTTCGGGATGCTGGCGCCACCGGTGGCGCTGCACTCCCCCGCACCCGAGGTGATGGCGGCGAGCTGGCTGCTGTTGAGGGAAACCATGGTCGCGAGCTGGCGCGCGTCGCGGTCCGCGAAGGAGGTCGTGGCCAGCGTCGTGTCGGTGAACAACACGTGCCCGTACTGCGTGGCCGTGCACGGCGCGACGCTCAACGGCCTGCTGCGCGACCCCACGGCGATCGCCATCGCCGAGCACCGGTTCGACGAGATCCCCGATCCGGACCTGCTCGCGATCGGCAACTGGGTGCGGACGGGCAAAAGCCCGCAGGCGCCGCCGTTGCCGCTCGACCAGGCGCCGGAGCTGATCGGCGTCGCCGTGACCTTCGAGTACTACAACCGGATGGTGAACGTCTTCCTCGACGAGTCACCGCTGCCGTCGCACGTGCCCGCGCGCATGCGGGGCACCATGATGCGGCTGCTCAGCGTCCTCATGCGGGGCCCGGCGACCCGGCACCACGAACCCGGTGCGTCGCTGGACCTGCTGCCCGGCCCGGCGCCGGATCCCGGTGGCCTGGAGTGGGCCGGGGGCGCCCCGCACATCGCCGAGGCGTTCGCCCGCGCGACCGCCGTCATCAACGCGGCAGGCGAACGGTCGGTGCCCGATTCCGTGCGGCAGCTCGTCACCGAGCGGCTCGCGGGCTGGAACGGCGAGCCCATGGGCCTGACCCGCGAGTGGCTGACCGACGCCGAGGCCGTACTGCCCCCGGAGGCGCGCCCGGCGGGCCGGATCGCCCTGCTGACGGCATTCGCCTCACACCAGGTGACTCAGGCCGACGTCGACGGTTTCAGAGGCGTCCACGCGGACGACCGGCGGCTGGTCGAGGTCGCGGCGTGGGCGGGTCTCGCCGCCGCGCGGCACCGGCTCGCGCCCATCGCCGCCTCCTACCGGTCCGGCAGCGGTTCGTGACCTCGTCGCCGGCCACCTGAAGTCCTGTGCACGCGCGCCCTCCCGGGCGATGGGAGGGCGCGCTGACGTGTCCACGGGCTGCGGCGTGCCGGTGCGGGACGCGCGGGCCGAGTTCGGGCCGCCGAACCGGGCATATTCCGCACCGAATGTTCCCGTTTCAGGGAGTGGAGTGGAATTCGCCGGGCGCGGGCGCGTCGGGACAACCGCAAACCTACCGCACCCGCGCCGCCACTTCTTCTTCGTCCTTGCCCGGTTAGAGCAATCGGATAGATGTCCGATGATAAATATCTCGCTATCGTTGCTCCCAGCGAAAGCACAACGCGCCGGAAAGTCTGCGGGGCCGCCGACTTCTGCCACCGTCTGCCACACGGTGGACCGGCCTCAGCTGGGGCGGCGACCGGGCGAACATGGCTGCTCCCGCCGAGCTGTCGCACGTCAGCGGACCCCGCGTCGGCACCAAGTGCCCGGCTGAACGAAATCGATCTTTCCGCAGCCGCTCACGGAGGCGATTGCATGTACGAACAAGTCGAACGAGCCATACAGATGATGTGGCAACGATACGACGAGGCATTGACGCTCACCGATCTCGCCGGTGCCGCCCTGTTAAGCAAGTTTCATTTTACCAGGGTCTTCCGTATGACTACCGGGACGTCACCAGGTCGTTTTCTCGCCGCGGTGCGGTTCTATCGGGCCAAGCACCTGCTCTTACGCACGTCGCTGAGCATCACCGACATCTCCTACCGCGTCGGCTACAACAGCCTCGGCACGTTCACCACCCGGTTCGCCAAGAGCGTCGGCGTGGCCCCCGGCCAGTACCGGCACCTCGCACGGGCCGGGATCGGGCTGCTGCAGCCGCCACGGCGCTCCGACGACCCGGCGCACTGCGGGACCGTGTTCGGCAAGGTGCACCTGCCCCGCACCGACCGGCCGATCCGGATCTACGTCGCGGTGTTCCCCAGCCCGGTGCTGCAGGGGATCCCGGTGTCGTGCGACGTGATCGACTACTCCGACTACTACCTGCTCGACGCCGTTCCGCCCGGTGAGTGGTACGTCTGCGCCGCGGCGGTGGCGGCGGACAACTTCGATGTCCAGCCGTGGGAACGAAGGCCTGTGTTCGTGGGCTCTGGGGTGCCTGTGTCGGTGCGCGCCGGGGTGTCGAGCAAGGTCGACCTCGTGCTGCACCCGACTCGGCCGATCGACACACCGATCCTGCTGGTCATCCCGGAACTGGACAGCTGCAGGCCGCCGGCTGGGGGCGACACGAAGGCGCCGGCGACCACCACTGCCGCCACCACGGTGCCGGTACCGGTGCGGTACCAGGGGTCGCTGCGGTACCAGGCGACAGTGCAGTACCAGGCTCAATAGCCCCACGAACGTGGATACCGATGGCCCTCCTGGATGTTCACGGGAGGGCCATCGGCCTGTTCGGCGTGGTCGGGCTCAGCGGAGGAAATCCCCGCAGTAGAACAACAAGGGCTCGGCCACGTGGTTGCGGTGGATCGACAACACCGAACCGAGCACGATGGAGTGGTCGCCGCCGTCGTACACGGCGGCGACACGGCACTCCATCCAGGCGACGGCGTTCGCGATCAGCCGCACCCCGGCGTGCCTGCCCGGCACCCACTCGACCGGGGCGAACTCGCGTTCACCGCGCTCACGGGAGCGGCTGGCGAAGTACCGGGCGATCCACGCCTGCTCGGCCGACAACACCGACACCGCGAACACGTCGCTGGACAGGATGGTCTGGTGCATCGCGCTGGAACGCTGCACGCACACCAGGATCATCGGCGGCCGCAGCGACACCGAGGTGAACGCGTTCACGGTCATCCCTCGCGGAACGTCCCGGCCCGCGGTCACCACGGTGACGCCAGTCGCGAACTTGCCCAGCACACCGCGGAACTGAAGCGGGTCCTGCACGTCCCCGGTATCCAATGGCGGTCGCTGGTCGGCTGGGTGCATGGCGCGTCAGCCGTTCCGCACCGCTGCCGCGACAGCCTGGCCGGCCTCCGGGGCCCGCGGGCCCCCGTTGGGGGCCGCGGGTGCCTGCGCGTACGGCGCCAGCGCCCGGCGCAGTGACTCGGGGATCTTGGCCGGCCGGGCGGCGGCGCCCTGCCCGCTCACGCAGGCGGCGCGCTGCCGTCCCCGTGCCACCAGTTCCTGCACTCCGTCCTTGCGCAGCTTGACGTAGTCGAACCCGAACTCGATCTGGGTCTGGGTCAGGTCCTCCAGCCGCATCCGGATGGACACCTCGTCGAACAGCGCCAGCTCCGCGAAGAGCTCGCACTCGACCTTGGTGGTGAACAGGATCAGCTCCTCGCCGAAGTTCTCCAGCACGTCGGGCGCGTTCTCCAGCAGGAACAGCTCGCGGCACTTGCCCTGCCACCGCATGTAGTTGACGAAGTAGACGTTGCCGACGACGGTGGTCTCCTCGAAGCCGACCAGATGCCGCAGTTCGTAGTACGGCGTCATCTCAGTCCTCGCTTCCGGTCACCATGGTGAACACCACCGGGTCGGCCATGTCCCGCAACGCCGTGACGAACGTGGCGATCCGGATGTCGCCGAACCGGAACTGCACCCACTGGTCGGTGCGCGCCGGGCCCGCGGTGAGGCCGTCGATGCGTGCGCGGCCGAGCTTGCGCAGGCATTCCACGGCTCCCCAGACTCGGGTCGCCGCGACCGACAGGTCCTCGCCGCGTTCCTGCGCGACGAGCTTGGCCAGGGCGAGCTGGTCGGGACCGAGCAGCGGCGCCCAGTCGTCGGCCGGCCTGGTCACCGCGACCTCGACGTCACACGCCACGCGGTTGTGGGTGTCCGCGACCGCGAACGTCAGGCCCGCGCTGTGCGACGCGGAGATCTCCGCGCCCTGCGTCTCCGGGCGCCCGTCGGGCCGGTGGGTGACCTCGACCTGGCGGTTGAGTGCCCAGCTGACCGCCTTCGTCGTCTGGTCACGGCGGCCGTCGACGCCCTTTTCGACACCCGGGTCGTCCGGCCGGACCGCCAGCTTCAGCGGGGTGGACAGCACCGGCTGCGTGCGGCGCTCCAGGTACGGGCCGAGCAGCGCCGGCAGCCACGGGCCGCTGCCGTCCGCCTTGCGGATGGCGTGCAGCTTCAGACCTTGCCAGCGTTCCACCGGGTTGCCCGCGGTGTCCCGCACGTCGACGTCGTAGATGTAGGTGTCGCCGTCGGTCCAGCGCTCGGTCGCGTGGACGAGGATCTGGCTGACGTCCCGCATCGCGACCGGGTCCGCCAGGTGCAGTGCCTCGATGGCCACCGGCAGCAGGGTCGCGTCCGGCACGCAGCACTGGATGCCGTGCATGGTCGCGTCCCTGGCGCCGGGGTCGGCCAGCACCAGTTCGCCGGACAGGAACCGGCTGAACCACGGCTCGCCCGGCACGGTCGAGATCTCGGCGACGCAGCTGGTCGCGGCCAGGTGCCGGTAGCCGAGCAGCTTGCCGAACCGTCCACTTTGGAACAGGGTGGAGCCGTAGAGCTGGCTCGCCGGGTCGATCGGCAGCGACGGCGTGCCGGTGTCGACCGGGTCACCGGTGAGCGGTTGCCGGTCGTAGCGCAGCGTGGCGCGGAAGTGGTCGGCCTGGAAGTCGGTGTCGGCGGTCCGGATGACCGCGCGCACCACCGAGTCCGAGTCGGCCAGCACGGCGATCCGGATGGTCGCCTTGCCGGTGTCCGGCACCACGATCGGCCGCAGCAGCTCGACGTCCTCGAGCACCGGGATGTCGTGCCGCCCGGTCAGCGCGGTGGCCGCCTGCGCCATCGCCTCCATGCCCAGCACCGCGGGGAAGATCAGGTTGCCGTCCAGCGTGTGGTCACGCAGGTACGGGTCGTCGTCCGCGGACAGGTCCGCGTCCACCACCAGCTCAACGCCGGGGAACTGGACCTGCGGCCGGTCGACGAACCGCAGCAGCGG
This window contains:
- a CDS encoding cytochrome P450 codes for the protein MTATNPPVDRAIGRTPPGPPRRQTPFLLAQLIRDRLSLVSSAAEQYGDAARIAIGPKTLYLFNHPDHAKHVLADNAANYTKGIGLLQAKKVLGDGLLTSEGELWRDQRRIIQPVFQAKRLAGQAEVVSQEATKLVDRLRATIGHGPVNILHELTELTLRVLGRTLLDADLSRYSSMGRSFEAVQDQAMFEMVSLNMVPTWVPLPKQLRFRKARKDLQGTVEDLVRYRDAHPTDGDDVLSRLIESTRGEADQRVGRRRMRDELITLMLAGHETTASTLGWSFVLAGQNPEVWQRLHQEAVEVLGDRPPRYEDLHKLTYTNMVLQEAIRLYPPVWILTRVARQADEIGGYHVPAGSDVLICPYVLHRHPGYWPNPERFDPERFGRDQVTNRPRYAYIPFGAGPRFCVGNNLGLLEATFVLALVARDLRLTKLPDHKVVAEPMLSLRLRGGLPVTVQAAR
- a CDS encoding helix-turn-helix transcriptional regulator — encoded protein: MWQRYDEALTLTDLAGAALLSKFHFTRVFRMTTGTSPGRFLAAVRFYRAKHLLLRTSLSITDISYRVGYNSLGTFTTRFAKSVGVAPGQYRHLARAGIGLLQPPRRSDDPAHCGTVFGKVHLPRTDRPIRIYVAVFPSPVLQGIPVSCDVIDYSDYYLLDAVPPGEWYVCAAAVAADNFDVQPWERRPVFVGSGVPVSVRAGVSSKVDLVLHPTRPIDTPILLVIPELDSCRPPAGGDTKAPATTTAATTVPVPVRYQGSLRYQATVQYQAQ
- a CDS encoding acyl-CoA thioesterase — encoded protein: MTPYYELRHLVGFEETTVVGNVYFVNYMRWQGKCRELFLLENAPDVLENFGEELILFTTKVECELFAELALFDEVSIRMRLEDLTQTQIEFGFDYVKLRKDGVQELVARGRQRAACVSGQGAAARPAKIPESLRRALAPYAQAPAAPNGGPRAPEAGQAVAAAVRNG
- a CDS encoding DUF1702 family protein, yielding MASILGKLRRSILTPSMSETHLEVRGFPEKSPQSRAVLESAGGSFLTGFAYAAEAGSVAEIERNLDRIDRPLQGFAYEGAGMAYGIRDGLPLGHRHHLTDFLAGKAKPHTYMAYVGVGWALARVPRFCWSAVTSGVTDPLVRWLVHDGYGFHQAYFETEKYVSGQHREENFGWPVEGPRAYSARAIDQGVGRAMWFVAGTDVGLVSNMINKFAAERRPDLFAGVGLACTYAGGAGEEELRELAERAGDCRPQLAQGSAFAASARVTSDLVTPHTEMATQVLCGMTPQDADSVCQKTKPSEPEQAGDAVPAFELWRQRIAETVMTSMRGQR
- a CDS encoding flavin reductase family protein; its protein translation is MQDPLQFRGVLGKFATGVTVVTAGRDVPRGMTVNAFTSVSLRPPMILVCVQRSSAMHQTILSSDVFAVSVLSAEQAWIARYFASRSRERGEREFAPVEWVPGRHAGVRLIANAVAWMECRVAAVYDGGDHSIVLGSVLSIHRNHVAEPLLFYCGDFLR